From one Brachypodium distachyon strain Bd21 chromosome 4, Brachypodium_distachyon_v3.0, whole genome shotgun sequence genomic stretch:
- the LOC100832267 gene encoding 40S ribosomal protein S9-2 yields MVHVNFYRNYGKTFKKPRRPYEKERLDAELKLVGEYGLRCKRELWRVQYALSRIRNAARHLLTLDEKNPRRIFEGEALLRRMNRYGLLAEGQNKLDYVLALTAENFLARRLQTLVFKAGMAKSIHHARVLIRQRHIRVGRQIVNVPSFMVRVESEKHIDFSLTSPFGGGQPGRVKRKNQKKASGGGDAGGDEDEE; encoded by the exons ATGGTGCACGTCAACTTCTACCGCAACT ATGGGAAGACATTCAAGAAACCAAGGCGTCCCTATGAGAAGGAGCGGCTTGATGCAGAACTCAAGCTGGTGGGTGAGTATGGACTGAGGTGCAAGCGTGAGCTGTGGAGGGTTCAGTATGCTTTGAGCAGGATCCGTAATGCTGCAAGGCACTTGCtcaccttggatgagaagaACCCCCGCCGTATCTTTGAGGGCGAGGCTCTTCTCCGCCGCATGAACCGCTATGGACTTCTTGCTGAGGGTCAGAACAAGCTTGATTACGTCCTTGCCCTTACTGCTGAGAACTTCCTTGCAAGGCGTCTTCAGACCCTTGTCTTCAAGGCTGGCATGGCAAAGTCTATCCACCATGCTCGTGTCTTGATCAGGCAACGTCACATCAG GGTTGGCAGGCAGATTGTGAACGTCCCATCGTTCATGGTGAGGGTTGAATCTGAGAAGCACATCGACTTTTCACTGACCAGTCCATTCGGTGGAGGCCAGCCAGGCAGGGTGAAGCGGAAGAACCAGAAGAAGGCTAGCGGTGGTGGTGACGCTGGTGGCGACGAGGATGAGGAATGA